The sequence attgcaatttttaatcaataaaaatcaatataaattaccgaagcaaatactggcaaaccaagatgcgtagttccacccttttttgggaaaatacatccaaccaattttgtaccgtattccaaatcatgttggttgtggaaagtacctcGTTTACCGGTAAAtacttggcaaatgacacgtgaatctgcatttaattgtaggtttcttgttgttttggcatatcctgagctgaatcgcaccccggcagagatgatatatattagaataatataacatttttttattatttaaaaatacacatacgtatgaatgaaaagcagagtaaataatgttgctttggttatagcgataaggatactccccgggagcgatttagtatgaccacctgaaaccttctagggcatcccgtcgattctatacaactttcagattctaaaaacggatctcgacacgcgtcttttgataccacctttgtttaggttgtgcactgtcttgaaaacgttacctttcttggttttggaaatcgaatcttccaattccaattggtggcaagaggacttggctgcctctagttaatgcgccaggttaatttagaagtgcctaaaagctaacacacgtcacacctaaaagcccgtagcacaagcacttttttagtttaattaccacaattatagtttttcatcgttttaaaatgtttccctgaataattaattaattgtcgtattaagatgacgctgtcatttcgatgacagcaagaaacgtcgatgtgttagtggagagcgaaaaaagctttgaatgtgtgggtgaactaccctacaagaaacgctgatagctgatagttttactaatacactcaaacttgtaattgacaatgctgatcctgcgatgacgtaaacattgatacccaaatttatgtatgttcctttgttcgctgaCGCATGtcagcatgttcccaacgacagcctataatcatgaaaaaggactcaaactgggaaagcttcggacacctggtacagaacaaaagaacatacagcagatactagccgtgtttttaaaccgcgtatatccgtttacgcttcaactttatatggactgctaagagacaaactataaatacacctctgaaattgctgcgcataaattttgtcgtactaaatttcaatacgcattatactcagaggtaactgaaatatgtgtctttgtttcaccctgtacactaattctatgtattatatgtgtgtccacaattcatcgcaactgattcagctatatgttataccctatggccatcagagcgttgcgtctccgcttttcggtacaccctgttgctgtagctagttgttttaccacaaccgctagatgggtctcctaagcattatctaagcgaagataggcgttttttaacacgcgcaaacgaaacgtatacgcgcgtgttaaaaaacacggctactattatgcatgtgagacagatacataattctcaacagaattttatgtatgcgagaacagtttatccgatttaatcatgttgtcactagtgacttgcgcaaatgtgatgtaaacaactgtgcatgtgtgagtttttgtctccttcttatacactaacatggcctactgattaagtatatagccgtactgctcactctcattacttttcctggatcagtgctgacactctaactatcaaaaagtgtcataaatgataatttactgtagatatcagttttgactgttatactatcataaatgaccattgttatattccgccaaaaatgaaacaatgctttttgctttttatttactttattccattatgttattaattttgtacgtgataaaagcatacgtgtttcgtatttgtttaaaataaatagttttataagaattcgagttcaaaatgttcaatttaaattcagaaaataacaaaacaacagaagagcgatttcctcatgcggaaacacatttaaaaatgaatcaccactaaccactattatttttcgcgtatcaattttttgagtgcgcaccatacattccgacagcttttggtattttttaatattattttcgattttttttcttttagcatggagctttgaaatgctctctttttcattttttaaacttattttttatatggttttcgtcggttgaaaatggcggaatttaaaaaataacaaaacaaccgtgataatcctttgattgtcatatgatagtcagtagtgacaacatgattaaatcggataatctgttctcgcatacataaaattccgttgagaattatgtatctgtctcacatgcattatggtatctgctgcatgttcttttgttctgtaccagtaCTGCGATTCACTAACTTCTATAACGATTTTCAGTATTGATATAATATCATAACGATAATTTTAACGAGTTTGCTATTCAGtaacttatctttatttataactCGATATAGAACAATCAGCTGTTTCCTATAACGATTTGACAAGAGACTTATATCGTCGGTTTTGTTTTTCACGCTATAGGTGGTTAagataatttattaacaaaatttattaatattttggtgTTTTCGTGTttcaaacaataaaaataatggcATTTGAGTTTGTAGTGAATAATTTAACGCAAAATGTAACAGCGTCGAGTGCATCAAGAATAGATAGGCGCTTGCTCAGGGATATCGATGATCCTTTTGAGCTTGAGCATGCAGAATTCAAAAAACTGTACCGCGTATCTCCGGATATTGTGATGGGACTTGCTGATCGGCTACACGAAAATCTAAGAGGACAGAGGATCTCAGCAATATCGGAAGAGAAACAGGTAAAGCTACTAAAATCATTGAAAATTTGCAGTGTCCTTACTTACTAGATATCTTTGAAGGTTTTGTGTGCCTTACGTTTTTATGCCACTGGATGTTATCAACGGCCTGTAGGAGAACAGTGGGGAATTTCGATGAGCCAGTCTTCCATCAGCCGATGTATCCATAGGGTGACTGATGCAATAAATGAGAAAGTGCTTTTCGACGAAATCAAGTTTCCTATGACGCAGGAAGAACGACAAGCTGCCAAAGAGGTATTTTCGTCAGCACCTGCGCCCTTCGTTGGAGGAACGATAGGAGCGATTGACTGTACGCACGTTTCCATTTTAGCTCCAAAAGTTCATGAGGAAGCGTACGTTAATCATCATGGATATCATTCCATAAATGTGCAAATGGTAGGTTAACTAATTTAACTACTTAATAATAAAGTGCATTGCTACATGATTTTTACATTTTTGTAGATATGTgacccaaatttaaaaattttaaatgtgaaTGCCAAGTTTCCGGGAGCACGTCATGACGCATATATTTGGAGTAGTTGTGCAGCTCGGCGAGCAATGCAGAGAGCCCATGAAAATGGGAATCGTCATATGTTTTTAATAGGTAATATCTATTGattgttcttattatttttcataatttgaaATATGCAACTTTCAGGTGATTCTGGGTACCCATTAGAGCCGTGGCTTATGACACCACTACCGAACCAGCCTGAGGGTACTCCCAAGTTTCGATATAACGAGGCTTTATGCAAAGCTCGAAATCCCATCGAGAGACTCTTTGGTGTTTTGAAAGGAACTTGGAGATGTCTTTCACGGCAAAGAGTTCTTTTGTATGAACCGGGCTTCGCCGGGAAAATTGTAAATGCTTGCTCAACATTACACAATATTCGTTTGCGTGAGCAGAGCTTTGAGATTGATGACATCGACCCAATTTTGGTGGAACATGCTGTGACCAACTCAGAAGAAACCTTTAACTCGATATCTTCAGCTGGAAAACGGGTCCAAGAGAGACTCATAGCAAATGTTTTCTCCTGAACaatacttatattttttttttaatttttgaaattttcaccaAGTTTTGCTGAAGctaaattatgttcgattttttaaaagttttgcgttcgaaactttgtataaaaaaattcacGAGGTCCGCTGGAAAAAATTCCCAAATATCAGAAAGTTTCAGAAAAACTTGGTGAAACTCCAAAAACCCTGTGACGAAGACTGATGTCCATGAGTATTTGCGCAAAATTAATTTTTCTCCTCTAACACAAGTTTatattctatattttttattaattcctggacgttttttatttgtataaaaccttaaaaattaagtcaTAAAAACGAGAAAACATAAGATAAAAATTCAGTACAATACATatcacaagtttttttttttattaaatatacacgtatgtatatatttaaaagtTAACACGAAGCTCTAGAAAATTAATCGAACTTCAAAAAAATGTCATcaacatttttaactttttattcagAATTGTTAGAAAATGTAGTTTTGTATCTCATTCAATTTTAGGTAAGGAAGTGCAAGTTTCATGACCGTAAACATTTCCGTTgattttttagaaacttttttgctAAGGGTGTTGcgtattttcttccatataacagATGAACAAAATGTACTTTTCAGGGGAAAAAATTAGCAACACCCTTagcaaaaaagtttctaaaaaatcAACGGAAATGTTTACGGTCATGAAACTTGCACTTCCTTACCTAAAATTGAATGAGATACAAAACTACAGTTTCTAACAATTctgaataaaaagttaaaaatgttgATGACATTTCTTTGAAGTTCGATTAATTTTCTAGAGCGAGTTAAAAAAAATCAAGACTAAGCTAAATACTAAAATACTAGTTTATAGCCTATCAGACAGCCGGTTAAACGCATCCGACCACTTTCCAATTTCTTTAGCAATTGCAAACAATGCCTCGTTCTGCTTCGCTTGCATTTCAATTAGCTTGGCCTCATTTTCCAATCGTTTGGTCTCATTTTCTGCCAGTATCTGTTGATATagggagaaaaatgaaaaaagtttaataaataaattttttataatgaattattGTTTCTTACCCTGTGTGTTTGAGCCTGCACTTCAGCGATTTCTAAAAATCGCCGCGTTTTGTCGGCTTCTGCGTCAGCACGCTTACTTTTTAAGCCCCTACGTTGTGTTTGTGCGGGGGTAGCAGAAAATGCCCTAGACCCTCTCGAGTGATGAGCGGACGGTGTTGTAGCCATCCCACATTCAACAGCCTCCTCGTCATCATCAGCTTCTTGCTCcttatttttcctttttgaacCCCTGCGCAGTGTTTGGTCAGGGGTAGCGGACGGTGTTGCAGCAACTATACATTCTACAGTCGGAGCCACCGACTCCTCGTCATCGTCCTCGAAAATCAAACACAGCTCctaattataataaaaacaaacaaaataattcgGACACATATATGGAAATAAGTGTAAAACTATAACTTCACCTCTTCTTCTTCCATTGTATTCGGGCAATCGTGTGAGCCTTCAACATATTTTTCCCCAATTAAATTTAACACACGCATCTCCATTTCATTCGGCGCCGGGAGGGTAATTGGCCGATTGCCTGTTTGGGCTCTTTGCACATTTCGGTCCCGAACGCGGTTGCTCGTGCGGCCTTTTAAATCGCGCCACACCTACTTCCAAAGAAATAAAACACGAAATATTAGCGTACAAGTTAAATGTACATATACTATCCACACATATTTGTACATAAGAACCAAACACTAATATGCAAACAAATGGCCGAACGTAACTTTGTCAGCGCTTTCCGCTATTCACAATATTTAGTGGAATCCCGTTCTCACCATGCTATGATTATTCATAAATTGTCTCACAATTTGCGATTCCATTTATGTATCACAAGCACTGGTTCCTCATGACGGTTTATATGTTGCTATTTTTTACTAAAGAAGTACTTACCGTTTGCCATTGTTCTATAGTTTTTGTAGCTCCTCCAATAGCGTTGAGCTTTTCTGTCAACTCTCTCCATTTCCTCAAGTACTCAATCCTTCCATGTTGACGCTGGAATTTTCCTGTTGCCAGTCCGTCGTTCTCAGTGAGAAGGTCAACTAGTGCCCGTAACTGCTCCTGTGATGTCCGGTTTCGCTTAGCAGCAGCACTTGTGGACGCCATtataaaattctaaaataaagaacaataaatgtttaaaataagGTTGTAAtaacataataattaaaaatacttgcCGTTAATATTACTTTTCTTTTATACACTGAACAAAGAAATTTGATTTCAGTTCCTATTATGGTGAATTCCACTTATAAAAAATCAATTATTAAACTGAAGAATCAAATTAGCGCAaacaaatagtttttctttattcCTCTTTGTGATTTTCGCATATTTTGACATTTCGAACGGCTGATGTGAGCAGAGATGCCACACTTTAACATTTTGAATAGATAcgaaaagtcagctgtttggaCTCGTTATATATAAGTTACTGAATCGCACATTCGTTACAGCAAACCAAAAATTTGGCCGATATACATAACGACTTCCATAACGATATAAGTTAGTGAATCGCACTACAGgtgtccgaagccttcccagtttgagtcctttttcatgattataggctgtcgttggtaacatgcggacatgcgtgagcgaacaaaggaacatacataaatttgagtatcaatgtttacgtcatcgcaggatcagcattgtcaattacaagtgtgagtgtattagtcaaaccatcagcgtttcttgtagggaagtTTGTGATagaggcccctattatgagcatctttcgatcttcgatcttcgttggctatcgaacatcgaaaatcgaattagaagttggtattatgacacctcatctctgtcgaaattttcgttgtgtaccgaattttgtagcgaatagaaatttgttgtcgacgctgtatcgaacagaaaaagaattgtttaaaatgtaagttttttgtatttatgttctaattttttactacctagtagtaattttaaaatatttgaattaaaattatataggtccaaggtcgtgagtacaaaacaacagcttgaaagactggtttcaattatggaaaaaAATTCCCATATAGCAAAATGAACTTGCACAAAGGTTCAGGTGACAAAAAAGTGGGATGATATAACAGTGGAGCTGAACTGTTTAGGACCACCAGTAAGAACGACGGAAAAGTGGATTAAGGTGAACTAAAGAACCATAGAAGTCAATTCTGTataatacaactttatttttGTCGTCTCAGGTGTGGGCTGAcatgaagtcaaaaacaaaaacaaaaatgtcggAGAACATAGTGGAATACCGTGCAACTGGTGGTGGACCAAACAGGTTAAATATCTTTGCGCATTCAGAAGAGTCTATAATGGGTTTGTTAAGTCTTCAGACCAGTGTAGATCTACCTGGACAAGAGCATGGCCTTAGTACTAATGCGAATGAAGAATGTGAAGATATAATTGTGGAGCGATTATATAGTGATAACTTAGAATCGGATGAGAATTTGGAAGTAAGTGGACAAAGTGGTGCACCTGATGAGGAGAGGCCACGAAAagcaaatcgaaaaagtgcagcAAAAACGATAGGCTCAAACTATTGCAAAAGcagacagcaaatcaaaaaatttttaagaagaGATGCTGAAAACATTGGAAGAGATCAAAAAAAGTGCTCTTGAGACAGAAAAGTATGCGAAGATAACGTATAGCTTGGAGTACTATTATAAACGtgattttttgaaattgaaacaggAAAAGCTGGAGTTGTATAAAAGCCAAATGAAAAAATAAGGGCACAAATTTATGCTTTAAGTGCTGAACAatacctgattttttttttttaaacaaacatatgaaactgaagtgatattttttataccaaatttataataaaatttaagactgTATTATGAAAACTGAAAATCTTTAGCTTTTTAGAACCATAAtgaatttaacaaatatttttttatatatatacatgtatatgaattttttatttcaataaaatgaagtATCTACAAAACTCGCAATATTTAGTTTCTGATTTCTTCTGCTTCCGAGTTGGTTGTGGATTCAATTTCGGCGAATGGGATATCATGGTCGTCCTCTTCATTAGATAACTCTTCTACAGAAATTTGTATTGTGCAAAGCCGCACACACGTTTATAATTTGTATTGCTTTTTCTGGTGTGTAGTGAAGGGCTCTTGCTGTTCCAAATGTGATTTCAAGGCCGACATATTGAACACACAAGAATCG is a genomic window of Eurosta solidaginis isolate ZX-2024a chromosome 4, ASM4086904v1, whole genome shotgun sequence containing:
- the LOC137247978 gene encoding uncharacterized protein, coding for MASTSAAAKRNRTSQEQLRALVDLLTENDGLATGKFQRQHGRIEYLRKWRELTEKLNAIGGATKTIEQWQTVWRDLKGRTSNRVRDRNVQRAQTGNRPITLPAPNEMEMRVLNLIGEKYVEGSHDCPNTMEEEEELCLIFEDDDEESVAPTVECIVAATPSATPDQTLRRGSKRKNKEQEADDDEEAVECGMATTPSAHHSRGSRAFSATPAQTQRRGLKSKRADAEADKTRRFLEIAEVQAQTHRILAENETKRLENEAKLIEMQAKQNEALFAIAKEIGKWSDAFNRLSDRL
- the LOC137248549 gene encoding putative nuclease HARBI1 gives rise to the protein MAFEFVVNNLTQNVTASSASRIDRRLLRDIDDPFELEHAEFKKLYRVSPDIVMGLADRLHENLRGQRISAISEEKQVLCALRFYATGCYQRPVGEQWGISMSQSSISRCIHRVTDAINEKVLFDEIKFPMTQEERQAAKEVFSSAPAPFVGGTIGAIDCTHVSILAPKVHEEAYVNHHGYHSINVQMICDPNLKILNVNAKFPGARHDAYIWSSCAARRAMQRAHENGNRHMFLIGDSGYPLEPWLMTPLPNQPEGTPKFRYNEALCKARNPIERLFGVLKGTWRCLSRQRVLLYEPGFAGKIVNACSTLHNIRLREQSFEIDDIDPILVEHAVTNSEETFNSISSAGKRVQERLIANVFS